A stretch of the bacterium genome encodes the following:
- the rpmG gene encoding 50S ribosomal protein L33, which yields MAKKGKRILINLACSECKNQNYTTEKNKINDPERVAFNKFCQHCRKVTPHNEVKK from the coding sequence ATGGCAAAAAAAGGTAAAAGAATTTTGATCAATCTTGCCTGCTCCGAGTGCAAGAATCAAAACTACACAACTGAAAAGAACAAAATCAACGACCCTGAAAGAGTGGCCTTTAACAAATTTTGTCAGCATTGTCGAAAAGTCACCCCTCACAACGAAGTTAAAAAGTAA
- a CDS encoding site-2 protease family protein, whose translation MLNGLASGNLSEIFLNLSLAIGALALSISLHEAAHAWVADKLGDPTARAQGRVSLNPINHIDLFGTIILPLILILLQTGFLFGWAKPTPFNPWNLKNPRRDAALISLAGPASNFLLAALAGLGYRFFSFNLYTESIFLLLIILNLTLAFFNLIPIPPLDGFKVVTGVLPKSIAAQWAAMEQYGPILLLGLFFFGGYFITPILGFLVRLFLNIIAGG comes from the coding sequence ATGCTCAACGGTTTAGCTAGTGGTAATCTCTCGGAAATATTTTTAAATTTGAGCCTTGCTATTGGTGCTTTGGCTCTCTCAATCAGCCTCCATGAGGCGGCTCACGCCTGGGTGGCTGATAAACTCGGTGATCCAACGGCGCGAGCTCAAGGACGGGTCAGTCTGAACCCTATTAACCACATTGACCTTTTCGGAACCATCATTTTGCCTTTGATTTTAATTTTGCTACAAACCGGTTTCCTCTTTGGTTGGGCCAAGCCAACTCCATTTAACCCCTGGAATTTGAAGAATCCGCGCCGCGATGCAGCCCTCATTTCCCTCGCCGGACCAGCCTCCAACTTTCTTCTGGCGGCTCTTGCGGGTCTAGGCTATCGTTTCTTCAGTTTTAATCTTTATACCGAGTCGATTTTCCTTCTTTTAATTATTTTAAATTTGACTCTGGCCTTCTTTAACCTCATTCCTATCCCTCCACTAGATGGTTTCAAAGTCGTAACAGGAGTTTTACCGAAATCCATAGCTGCGCAATGGGCAGCTATGGAACAGTACGGTCCGATCCTTTTGCTCGGACTTTTTTTCTTTGGTGGCTACTTCATCACTCCGATTCTCGGCTTTTTGGTTCGTCTCTTCCTCAACATCATTGCCGGGGGCTAG
- the fmt gene encoding methionyl-tRNA formyltransferase yields the protein MLLNLTKKTDPIWKYTFKPVPVIDEKVKKMVADMQETLTFTGGVGLAAPQIGEKLRLFIVDYGALKETFINPKMIKRVKETDEGEEGCLSIPGYRGILDRATEIVLEYTDIRGKTKLATLSGFYARIVQHEYDHLSSTFYVDHIADKKENLLAFEPVRLVFFGTPEFAATILRSLIGQSTVGEYEIPLVVTAPPKLAGRKQEERVTPVEELAKQFNIALEKPSWLVKKDSSGKRIVNEEIVAKIKAAKPQVIVVASYGKILPKEILDIPVSGSLNVHGSVLPKYRGASPIQAAIAAGDLYTGVSIMKMNEKMDEGPVIISAKQRINKDDTFETLSAKLAVTGSNLINHVIHLWVNKKIKAKAQKHEQATYTKILKKEDGYVDFGNPPKNLSNLIRAYHPWPGVWTIYRIKNEELRVKLLPKQTVQVEGKKPIALKEFKSGHPDFTLTW from the coding sequence ATGTTACTCAACCTTACCAAAAAAACCGATCCAATCTGGAAATACACCTTCAAACCTGTTCCAGTCATTGATGAGAAAGTAAAAAAAATGGTTGCTGATATGCAGGAAACTCTGACCTTCACCGGCGGAGTTGGGCTGGCTGCACCTCAAATTGGTGAAAAACTCAGGCTCTTTATCGTGGATTACGGTGCCCTGAAAGAGACCTTCATCAATCCAAAAATGATAAAAAGGGTTAAAGAGACTGACGAGGGTGAGGAGGGCTGTCTTTCCATCCCCGGCTACCGCGGTATTCTCGATCGAGCAACCGAGATTGTACTGGAATACACCGACATTCGTGGCAAAACCAAGCTGGCTACTTTAAGTGGTTTTTACGCTAGAATAGTTCAGCACGAATACGATCACCTCTCCTCGACCTTCTACGTTGATCACATTGCCGATAAAAAAGAGAATCTCTTGGCCTTTGAGCCGGTTCGGCTTGTTTTCTTTGGCACGCCAGAGTTTGCAGCCACAATTTTGAGATCTTTGATCGGTCAATCAACTGTCGGTGAGTACGAAATTCCCTTGGTAGTAACCGCACCACCGAAGCTCGCCGGGCGTAAGCAAGAAGAAAGAGTCACTCCGGTGGAAGAACTGGCTAAACAGTTTAATATCGCTCTCGAGAAACCAAGTTGGCTCGTGAAAAAAGACAGCTCGGGTAAACGAATAGTTAACGAGGAAATTGTTGCTAAAATCAAAGCCGCCAAGCCCCAGGTAATTGTTGTTGCTTCTTACGGTAAGATTCTTCCTAAAGAGATCCTGGATATCCCTGTCAGTGGCTCTCTAAACGTCCACGGCTCGGTTTTGCCCAAATATCGAGGTGCTAGCCCAATTCAAGCTGCCATTGCCGCCGGAGATCTTTACACTGGTGTCTCGATCATGAAAATGAATGAGAAAATGGACGAAGGCCCAGTCATCATCTCGGCCAAGCAACGGATCAACAAAGACGATACTTTTGAAACTCTGAGCGCAAAGCTGGCTGTAACTGGTTCAAATTTAATTAATCACGTCATTCATCTTTGGGTCAATAAGAAAATAAAAGCTAAGGCGCAGAAACATGAACAGGCAACTTACACAAAAATACTGAAAAAAGAAGACGGTTATGTCGATTTCGGCAATCCCCCGAAGAATTTAAGTAATTTGATTCGTGCCTACCACCCTTGGCCTGGGGTCTGGACAATTTACAGAATTAAGAATGAAGAATTAAGGGTTAAGCTCTTGCCAAAACAGACGGTTCAAGTTGAAGGGAAAAAACCCATTGCTCTCAAAGAGTTCAAGTCCGGACACCCCGATTTCACTCTGACTTGGTAG